The following are encoded together in the Acidovorax sp. KKS102 genome:
- a CDS encoding Bax inhibitor-1/YccA family protein has product MNDQVTTLGHSAGYGISQEERHKVLRNTYWLLALSMIPTVLGAWIGVATGITRSLTGGLGLIVFLGGAFGFMFAIEKTKRSAAGVPVLLAFTFFMGLMLSRMIGMVLGFKNGTDLIMTAFAGTAGVFFVMASLASVIKRDLSGMGKWLMVGALVLMVGGIINVFVGSGVGMMVISMLAIGIFSAYMLYDLKQILDGGETNYISATLALYLDIFNVFQSLLALLGIMGGERD; this is encoded by the coding sequence ATGAATGACCAAGTCACCACCCTGGGCCACTCTGCGGGCTATGGCATCTCGCAGGAAGAGCGCCACAAGGTGCTTCGCAATACGTACTGGCTGCTCGCCCTGAGCATGATCCCCACGGTGTTGGGCGCCTGGATTGGCGTTGCCACCGGCATCACCCGTTCGCTAACCGGCGGCCTGGGCCTGATCGTGTTCCTGGGCGGCGCGTTCGGCTTCATGTTCGCCATCGAAAAGACCAAGCGCTCGGCCGCTGGCGTGCCGGTGCTGCTGGCCTTCACGTTCTTCATGGGCCTGATGCTGTCGCGCATGATCGGCATGGTGCTGGGCTTCAAGAACGGCACCGACCTCATCATGACGGCCTTTGCCGGCACGGCCGGTGTGTTCTTCGTGATGGCCAGCCTGGCCAGCGTCATCAAGCGTGACCTGTCGGGCATGGGCAAGTGGCTGATGGTAGGCGCGCTGGTGCTCATGGTGGGCGGCATCATCAATGTGTTCGTGGGCTCCGGCGTGGGCATGATGGTGATCTCGATGCTGGCCATCGGCATCTTCAGCGCCTACATGCTGTATGACCTGAAGCAGATCCTGGACGGCGGCGAAACCAACTACATCAGCGCCACGCTGGCCCTGTACCTGGACATCTTCAACGTGTTCCAGAGCCTGCTGGCCCTGCTGGGCATCATGGGTGGCGAGCGCGACTGA
- the rlmD gene encoding 23S rRNA (uracil(1939)-C(5))-methyltransferase RlmD: MSAPKELSPSFEPTEQNAQDNLPEGWLHVQSMDLDAQGVARKPDGKVVFIDGALPFELVTANTHRKKNNWEQASLVAIHRESSQRVRPDCPHFGLHAGACGGCKMQHLHVGAQVAVKQRVLEDNLWHLGKVKAETMLRPIEGPAWGYRYRARLAVRHVIKKGQVLVGFHERKSRYIADMQTCKILPPHVDAMLMPLRALIASLDARDTCPQIELACGDTVTALVLRHLEPLSAEDIARLRAFAAEHHVQWWLQPKGPDTVKLLDEGGEQLSYALPDFGITMPFKPTDFTQVNPHINRVLVSRALRLLDVQPHERVIDWFCGLGNFTLPLATQAREVLGIEGSEALVARSRENYALNQAQAPDHKALAATDFVARNLFEMTPEMLVADGAADKWLVDPPREGAFALAKALADIEQARIGAEGAGPLPAGAEGWTPPKRIVYVSCNPATLARDAGLLVHLAGYRCTAAGMVNMFPHTAHVESMAVFERV; encoded by the coding sequence ATGAGCGCACCGAAAGAACTATCCCCCTCGTTTGAACCCACCGAGCAGAACGCTCAAGACAACCTGCCTGAAGGCTGGCTGCATGTGCAGTCCATGGACCTCGACGCCCAGGGCGTGGCCCGCAAGCCTGACGGCAAGGTGGTCTTCATCGATGGCGCCCTGCCATTCGAGCTGGTCACCGCCAACACCCACCGCAAAAAGAACAACTGGGAGCAGGCCAGCCTGGTGGCGATCCACCGCGAATCGTCCCAGCGCGTGCGGCCGGATTGCCCGCACTTTGGCCTGCACGCAGGCGCCTGCGGCGGCTGCAAGATGCAGCATCTGCACGTCGGTGCCCAAGTGGCCGTCAAGCAGCGGGTGCTGGAGGACAACCTCTGGCACCTGGGCAAGGTGAAGGCCGAGACCATGCTGCGTCCCATTGAAGGGCCCGCCTGGGGCTACCGCTACCGTGCCCGCCTGGCCGTGCGCCACGTGATCAAGAAGGGGCAGGTGCTGGTGGGCTTTCATGAGCGCAAGAGCCGGTACATCGCCGACATGCAGACCTGCAAGATCCTGCCGCCGCATGTCGATGCCATGCTGATGCCCCTGCGCGCCCTGATTGCCAGCCTGGACGCCCGCGACACCTGCCCGCAGATCGAACTGGCCTGTGGTGACACCGTGACCGCGCTGGTATTGCGCCACCTGGAGCCGCTCTCCGCCGAGGACATCGCCCGGCTGCGCGCCTTTGCCGCAGAGCACCACGTGCAATGGTGGCTGCAGCCCAAGGGCCCGGACACCGTGAAGCTGCTGGACGAGGGTGGTGAGCAGCTGTCGTACGCACTGCCGGACTTTGGCATCACCATGCCTTTCAAGCCCACCGACTTCACCCAGGTGAACCCGCACATCAACCGGGTGCTGGTGAGCCGCGCGCTGCGCCTGCTGGACGTGCAGCCGCACGAGCGCGTGATCGACTGGTTCTGCGGCCTGGGCAACTTCACGCTGCCGCTGGCCACGCAGGCGCGCGAGGTGCTGGGCATTGAAGGCAGTGAGGCCCTGGTGGCCCGCTCGCGTGAGAACTATGCATTGAATCAGGCCCAGGCGCCGGACCATAAAGCGCTGGCAGCTACGGATTTTGTAGCGCGTAACCTGTTCGAGATGACACCGGAGATGCTGGTGGCCGACGGCGCTGCCGACAAATGGCTGGTGGACCCACCCCGCGAAGGGGCGTTTGCTCTGGCCAAGGCGTTGGCGGACATCGAGCAGGCCCGCATTGGCGCCGAGGGCGCTGGCCCGTTGCCCGCAGGGGCCGAAGGCTGGACGCCTCCGAAGCGCATTGTGTACGTGAGCTGCAACCCGGCCACCCTGGCGCGCGACGCGGGGCTGCTGGTACATTTGGCCGGCTACCGGTGCACGGCGGCGGGCATGGTGAACATGTTTCCGCACACGGCCCATGTGGAAAGCATGGCGGTGTTCGAGCGGGTCTGA
- a CDS encoding Lrp/AsnC ligand binding domain-containing protein encodes MQTEPDLDRIDRKILSILQEDGRIANLKLAEAVALSPTAVLARVQRLTRDGFILGYEARLNPLKLGAGMLVFVEVLLDRTTPNVFDQFKAAVQVHPEIMECHMVAGGFDYLLKTRSADMNAYRVFAGNVLWQLPGVRETRTYAVMEEVKHTNHLYLR; translated from the coding sequence ATGCAAACAGAACCCGATCTGGACCGCATCGACCGCAAGATCCTGTCAATCCTGCAGGAGGACGGACGCATTGCCAACCTCAAGCTGGCCGAGGCCGTGGCCCTGTCGCCCACGGCCGTGCTGGCACGGGTGCAGCGCCTCACGCGCGATGGCTTCATCCTGGGCTACGAGGCGCGGCTCAACCCGCTCAAGCTGGGCGCGGGCATGCTGGTGTTTGTGGAGGTGCTGCTGGACCGCACAACGCCCAACGTGTTCGACCAGTTCAAGGCGGCGGTGCAGGTGCACCCCGAGATCATGGAATGCCACATGGTGGCGGGCGGGTTCGACTACCTGCTGAAAACCCGGTCCGCCGACATGAACGCCTACCGCGTGTTTGCGGGCAATGTGCTGTGGCAGCTGCCAGGAGTGCGCGAGACACGCACCTATGCAGTGATGGAAGAGGTCAAGCACACCAACCACCTATACCTGCGCTGA
- the putA gene encoding trifunctional transcriptional regulator/proline dehydrogenase/L-glutamate gamma-semialdehyde dehydrogenase has protein sequence MTQPSAPFADFAPRTPLNNPLRAAITAAYRRPEPEALAPLLAQARLPADQAAAAEQLALRIAKALRERKASAGRAGIVQGLLQEFSLSSQEGVALMCLAEALLRIPDKATRDALIRDKISNGQWDSHLGKSPSLFVNAATWGLLITGKLVATHSESSLGSSLSRLIGKGGEPLIRKGVDMAMRIMGEQFVTGETIDEALRNARTMEAEGFRYSYDMLGEAALTSEDAKRYYASYEQAIHAIGKASAGRGIYEGPGISIKLSALHPRYSRAQFGRVMDELYPLVLRLTVLAKQYDIGLNIDAEETDRLELSLDLLERLCHEPTLAGWNGIGFVIQAYQKRCPFVIDYVVDLARRTQRRLMVRLVKGAYWDSEIKRAQVDGLTDYPVYTRKVHTDISYIACAKKLLAAPEAVYPQFATHNAETVATIYQLAGSNYYAGQYEFQCLHGMGEPLYEQVVGAVTAGKLGRPCRIYAPVGTHETLLAYLVRRLLENGANTSFVNRIADETIALDELVKSPVQVVDQQAATEGTAGLPHPRIPLPAALYGVHRSNSRGLDLSNENTLTELAATLQATASHAWTAAPLLAADVPTGPTQPVRNPANHHDVVGQVQEATTADVDQALAHAQAAAAPWAATPPAERAAALLRTADLLEERMQPLLGLLMREAGKSASNAVAEVREAVDFLRYYAAQVHSTFDNTTHIPLGPVACISPWNFPLAIFMGQVAAALAAGNPVLAKPAEQTPLIAAEAVRLLWQAGVPRAAAQLLPGQGETVGARLIGDARVMGVMFTGSTEVARILQRTVAGRLDAAGRPIPLIAETGGQNAMIVDSSALVEQVVGDAVSSAFDSAGQRCSALRVLCVQEEAADRVLEMLQGAMGELRVGNPAELRVDVGPVIDAEAQTGITRHIEKFKAQGHRVFQHPNHVSAVSASGTFVPPTLIELNHIGELQREVFGPVLHLVRYARSDLDRLLDQINATGYGLTQGVHTRIDETIARVVNRAHAGNVYVNRNMVGAVVGVQPFGGEGLSGTGPKAGGPLYLLRLLSQRPADALKRTFAEADRTSPPDTERRERQLAPLATLQQWAHTQGNATLAATCQRLANETQSGTSRTLPGPTGERNVYTLAPRARVLCLAHSVEDLLAQTAAVLASGGTAVWPTDQASLRTQLPTLVQAQVLLQDHTLSDGTLQLDAVLHHGDAASLQAACTTLARRPGPIVGVTALRPGATDIPLERLLIERALSVNTAAAGGNASLMTIG, from the coding sequence ATGACGCAGCCCTCCGCCCCGTTTGCAGACTTCGCGCCCCGCACACCGCTGAACAACCCGCTGCGCGCCGCCATCACCGCCGCCTATCGCCGCCCCGAGCCCGAGGCCCTGGCCCCACTGCTGGCCCAGGCCCGCCTGCCTGCTGATCAGGCCGCAGCGGCCGAGCAACTGGCCCTCCGAATCGCCAAGGCGCTGCGTGAACGCAAGGCCAGCGCCGGGCGCGCGGGCATCGTGCAAGGGCTGCTGCAAGAGTTCTCGCTGTCGTCGCAAGAAGGCGTGGCGCTGATGTGCCTGGCCGAGGCGCTGCTGCGCATCCCCGACAAAGCCACACGCGACGCGCTCATCCGCGACAAGATCAGCAATGGCCAGTGGGATTCGCACCTGGGCAAGAGCCCCTCGCTGTTCGTCAACGCCGCCACCTGGGGCCTGCTCATCACCGGCAAGCTGGTAGCCACGCACAGCGAAAGCAGCCTGGGGAGCTCGCTCAGCCGCCTGATCGGCAAGGGCGGCGAGCCCCTGATCCGCAAGGGCGTGGACATGGCCATGCGCATCATGGGCGAGCAGTTTGTGACCGGCGAAACCATCGACGAAGCCCTGCGCAACGCCCGCACGATGGAGGCCGAGGGCTTTCGCTATTCGTACGACATGCTGGGCGAGGCTGCGTTGACCAGCGAAGACGCCAAGCGCTATTACGCCTCGTATGAGCAAGCCATCCACGCGATTGGCAAAGCTTCTGCCGGGCGCGGCATCTACGAAGGGCCAGGCATCTCCATCAAGCTCTCGGCCCTGCACCCGCGCTACAGCCGCGCACAGTTTGGCCGCGTGATGGACGAGCTGTACCCGCTGGTGTTGCGCCTGACGGTGCTGGCCAAGCAGTACGACATTGGCCTGAACATCGACGCCGAAGAGACCGACCGGCTGGAGCTGTCGCTGGACCTGCTGGAGCGCCTGTGCCACGAGCCCACGCTGGCGGGCTGGAACGGCATTGGCTTCGTCATCCAGGCCTACCAAAAGCGCTGCCCCTTCGTCATCGACTACGTGGTGGACTTGGCCCGCCGCACCCAGCGCCGCCTGATGGTGCGCCTGGTCAAAGGCGCGTACTGGGACAGCGAGATCAAGCGCGCCCAGGTTGATGGCCTCACGGACTACCCCGTCTACACCCGCAAGGTGCACACCGACATTTCTTACATCGCCTGCGCCAAGAAACTGCTGGCAGCACCCGAGGCTGTGTACCCCCAGTTCGCCACGCATAACGCCGAGACAGTGGCCACCATCTACCAACTGGCGGGCAGCAACTACTACGCGGGGCAGTATGAGTTCCAGTGCCTGCACGGCATGGGCGAGCCGCTGTACGAGCAGGTGGTGGGCGCCGTCACCGCAGGCAAACTCGGCCGCCCCTGCCGCATCTACGCCCCCGTGGGCACGCACGAAACCCTGCTGGCCTACCTGGTGCGCCGCCTGCTGGAGAACGGCGCCAACACCTCGTTTGTGAACCGCATTGCCGACGAAACCATTGCGCTGGATGAGCTGGTGAAAAGCCCCGTGCAGGTAGTGGATCAACAAGCCGCCACCGAAGGCACTGCCGGCCTGCCCCACCCGCGCATCCCCCTGCCAGCGGCGCTGTACGGAGTCCACCGCAGCAATTCACGCGGGCTGGATTTGTCGAACGAAAACACGCTGACCGAGCTGGCCGCCACGCTGCAAGCCACCGCTAGCCACGCCTGGACGGCAGCGCCCCTGCTGGCCGCTGATGTGCCCACAGGCCCCACCCAGCCCGTGCGCAACCCCGCCAACCACCACGACGTGGTGGGCCAGGTGCAAGAAGCCACCACCGCCGACGTAGACCAGGCCCTGGCGCACGCCCAGGCCGCTGCAGCCCCCTGGGCCGCCACGCCACCCGCCGAGCGCGCCGCCGCCCTGCTGCGCACCGCCGACCTGCTGGAAGAGCGCATGCAGCCCCTGCTGGGCCTGCTGATGCGTGAAGCGGGCAAGAGCGCCAGCAACGCCGTGGCCGAAGTGCGCGAAGCCGTGGACTTCTTGCGCTACTACGCCGCGCAGGTGCATAGCACCTTCGACAACACCACCCACATCCCGCTGGGCCCCGTGGCCTGCATCAGCCCCTGGAACTTCCCGCTTGCCATCTTCATGGGCCAGGTCGCCGCCGCCCTGGCCGCAGGCAACCCGGTGCTAGCCAAGCCGGCAGAGCAAACCCCGCTGATCGCCGCCGAGGCCGTGCGCCTGTTGTGGCAGGCGGGCGTGCCGCGTGCCGCTGCGCAACTGCTGCCCGGCCAGGGCGAAACCGTGGGCGCCCGCCTGATTGGCGACGCCCGCGTGATGGGCGTGATGTTCACCGGCTCCACCGAAGTAGCGCGCATCCTGCAGCGCACTGTGGCCGGTCGGCTCGATGCCGCAGGCCGCCCCATACCGCTGATTGCCGAAACGGGTGGGCAGAACGCGATGATCGTGGACTCGTCCGCCCTGGTGGAACAGGTGGTGGGCGATGCCGTGTCGTCCGCGTTTGACAGCGCGGGCCAGCGCTGCTCGGCCCTGCGCGTGCTGTGCGTGCAGGAAGAAGCCGCCGACCGCGTGCTCGAGATGCTGCAAGGCGCCATGGGCGAGCTGCGCGTGGGCAACCCCGCTGAGCTGCGCGTGGACGTGGGCCCCGTCATTGATGCCGAAGCGCAGACAGGCATCACCCGGCACATCGAAAAATTCAAGGCCCAAGGCCACCGCGTGTTCCAGCACCCGAATCACGTTTCTGCCGTCAGCGCATCGGGCACCTTTGTGCCCCCTACCCTGATCGAACTGAACCACATCGGCGAGTTGCAGCGAGAAGTCTTCGGCCCCGTGCTGCACCTGGTGCGCTATGCGCGCAGCGACCTGGACCGCCTGCTCGATCAGATCAATGCCACCGGCTACGGCCTCACACAAGGCGTGCACACCCGCATCGACGAAACCATTGCCCGCGTGGTCAACCGCGCCCATGCCGGCAACGTGTACGTGAACCGCAACATGGTGGGCGCCGTGGTGGGCGTGCAGCCGTTTGGTGGCGAAGGCCTGTCGGGCACGGGCCCCAAGGCGGGCGGGCCGCTGTATCTGCTGCGTCTGCTGTCGCAGCGCCCGGCCGATGCGCTGAAACGCACGTTTGCAGAGGCCGACCGCACCAGTCCTCCCGACACGGAGCGGCGCGAGCGCCAACTGGCCCCCTTGGCCACCTTGCAGCAATGGGCCCACACGCAGGGCAACGCCACGCTAGCCGCTACCTGCCAGCGTTTGGCGAACGAAACGCAGAGCGGCACCTCCCGCACCCTGCCCGGCCCCACGGGTGAGCGCAACGTCTACACCCTGGCCCCGCGCGCCCGCGTGCTGTGCCTGGCGCACAGCGTGGAAGACCTGCTGGCACAGACAGCCGCCGTGCTTGCCAGCGGCGGCACGGCCGTGTGGCCTACCGACCAGGCCAGCCTGCGCACGCAGTTGCCCACCCTGGTGCAGGCGCAGGTGCTGCTGCAGGACCACACACTGAGCGACGGCACGCTGCAGTTGGACGCCGTGCTGCACCATGGCGACGCCGCATCGCTGCAGGCAGCGTGCACCACCCTCGCCCGCCGCCCCGGCCCCATCGTGGGCGTAACCGCGCTGCGGCCTGGCGCCACCGATATCCCGCTGGAGCGCTTGCTGATCGAGCGGGCACTCAGCGTGAACACCGCGGCCGCAGGTGGCAATGCGAGCCTGATGACGATTGGATGA
- a CDS encoding DUF6352 family protein, which produces MTTFHDFWPGCGFQTLDRDARGWLPPTDGYLRWLLARPELALVPESCAAEIALHESLKVSPARVVTSAELAALQDDDARENYTVFLRFRDGLLAAGTLEAYFLQLMRSGAVNVPAVFIDAVVQALLRNVLDDCNDAFEARAAEMLFRPQRITLQEGQMLAGDRETLDMLNETAGLGDVGRLLLQSGALQPTAQVKVLSADNAGQYWQESDRHHFLLDLTHELTQDLSHGLTFKMTRARSGLKALARVLERWVADLLGVQVQIEPVHQVTDSAWRWHVGLDVESTAILNDLYQDRPVEPERMSRLVSLFTLTFANPAEMRADVAGKPVYLGLATNAEGVVRIKPQNLLLNLPLVLLS; this is translated from the coding sequence ATGACGACATTTCACGATTTCTGGCCCGGTTGTGGTTTCCAAACGCTGGATCGCGATGCCCGTGGCTGGCTGCCCCCCACCGACGGATACCTGCGTTGGCTGCTGGCCCGACCAGAGCTGGCGCTGGTGCCAGAGTCGTGCGCTGCTGAGATCGCACTGCATGAATCGCTCAAGGTGTCACCTGCTCGGGTGGTCACCTCTGCGGAGCTGGCTGCATTGCAGGACGACGACGCGCGCGAGAACTACACCGTGTTCCTGCGCTTTCGCGATGGCCTGCTGGCCGCCGGCACGCTGGAGGCTTATTTCCTGCAGCTCATGCGCAGTGGGGCGGTGAACGTGCCGGCCGTGTTCATCGACGCCGTGGTGCAGGCCCTGTTGCGCAACGTGTTGGATGACTGCAACGATGCATTTGAAGCCCGCGCGGCGGAGATGCTGTTTCGGCCGCAGCGCATCACCTTGCAAGAGGGGCAAATGCTGGCAGGCGACCGGGAGACGCTCGACATGCTCAACGAGACTGCGGGTCTGGGCGACGTGGGGCGCTTGCTGCTGCAAAGTGGCGCGCTGCAGCCCACAGCGCAGGTCAAGGTGCTGTCGGCCGACAATGCGGGGCAGTATTGGCAGGAGAGCGATCGCCATCACTTTCTGCTCGATCTGACCCACGAGCTGACGCAGGACCTGAGCCATGGTCTGACCTTCAAGATGACCCGTGCGCGCTCGGGCCTGAAAGCCCTTGCCCGTGTGCTGGAGCGCTGGGTGGCAGATCTGCTGGGCGTGCAGGTGCAGATCGAGCCAGTGCACCAGGTCACCGACAGCGCTTGGCGCTGGCATGTGGGGCTGGATGTGGAGTCCACCGCCATCCTCAACGACCTGTACCAGGACCGGCCCGTGGAGCCGGAGCGCATGTCGCGGCTAGTGAGCCTGTTCACGCTGACCTTTGCCAACCCGGCCGAGATGCGGGCCGATGTGGCGGGCAAGCCGGTGTACCTGGGGCTGGCGACCAACGCCGAGGGCGTGGTGCGCATCAAGCCGCAGAACCTGTTGCTCAATCTGCCGCTGGTGTTGCTCTCTTGA
- a CDS encoding 2'-5' RNA ligase family protein: MFQLHDIYYFLFPTPLAAETAKELLRRLQGPRGAGRGEPMSLDRLHITLHYLGRFLNSIPRGVIDLALATGSAMDYEPFGVRLDVLQSRGGFQKGTFGTVELALQAGAARELRGFQHALGNTMRRMGFAETQIRSHFNPHMTLHYKHERIDRMVVAPVAWTVTQFALVDSLYGLGRHDVLARWTLKARQQVFLDW, from the coding sequence ATGTTCCAGCTTCACGATATCTACTATTTTCTCTTCCCTACGCCGCTTGCCGCCGAGACGGCCAAGGAGTTGCTGCGGCGCCTCCAAGGACCCCGTGGGGCGGGCAGAGGCGAGCCCATGTCCTTGGATCGGCTGCACATCACGCTCCATTATCTGGGGCGCTTCCTGAACAGCATCCCCCGAGGGGTAATCGACTTGGCGCTGGCGACGGGTAGCGCCATGGACTACGAACCGTTTGGGGTCCGCCTTGACGTGCTGCAGTCCCGGGGCGGCTTTCAAAAGGGGACTTTCGGCACCGTCGAGCTGGCGCTACAAGCGGGCGCTGCGCGCGAATTGCGAGGTTTTCAACATGCGCTGGGCAACACGATGCGTCGCATGGGGTTTGCAGAGACTCAGATCCGCAGCCATTTCAACCCGCACATGACTTTGCACTACAAGCACGAACGCATTGACCGGATGGTGGTCGCTCCCGTGGCGTGGACCGTGACGCAGTTTGCCTTGGTAGACAGCCTCTACGGCCTGGGCAGGCATGATGTGCTCGCGCGCTGGACCTTGAAGGCACGGCAACAGGTCTTTCTTGATTGGTGA
- a CDS encoding DUF3732 domain-containing protein translates to MFFQIRGIVLWPRNGKFEPRTLKFELGKVNVISGASRTGKSAVIPIIDYCLGSSTCSIPVNTIRKYCEWFGVVVATAQGEKLLARKEPGAQRSTDEMFLLEAEKISKIPNRLTKNTNATAVKRLLDDLANLSNLDFSGGEEASGFDGRPAFRDLAAFTFQPQNVVANPDVLFFKTNTYEHREKLRKIFPYVLGAVTPTLMAKQFELNRTRQILRRKEKELKDAQEVSARWLADLRSKFSEAQELGLIPKLEEDISREQMIELLEEVITRTDLTLAVSTTTISEALRELNSLEGEEREVSRELTTLRHRLEEMNRMRVGVEQYEAALSVQRGRLQLSSWLVSHASDESDCPMCGSHTDSAKRKLQVLAQRLEEVETAAGADKDREVPAAFDRELQRVTTDVGNATERLRAVQIRKRALTGRSKEASEQQFSAKRTERFIGNLESSLGLHRKLGSDSELVEEVRTLKETVLALEGELRGQDVEARKRRALRTVNTNAGKLLPHLDIENPNDPISLETNDLTIKVLGSERDDYLSEIGSGSNWLSYHLAVLLSLHQFYLSQKNSPVPAFLVLDQPSQVYFPKHVVSKDVEVEEDPKVRDEDVDAVRKAFEVMGSVVRSEKGRLQLIVLDHASSEVWGGIDEVVGLPEWRGGTKLVPMEWIDEA, encoded by the coding sequence ATGTTTTTTCAGATTCGAGGGATCGTGCTCTGGCCGCGCAATGGGAAATTTGAACCGCGGACGTTGAAGTTTGAGCTTGGGAAAGTCAATGTCATCAGTGGCGCCTCACGGACTGGAAAATCAGCAGTCATTCCTATCATCGATTACTGCCTCGGTTCCAGCACGTGCTCGATTCCTGTGAACACAATCCGCAAATACTGCGAGTGGTTTGGCGTCGTTGTAGCGACGGCTCAAGGTGAAAAGCTATTGGCTCGAAAGGAACCGGGGGCTCAGCGCAGCACCGACGAAATGTTTCTGTTGGAAGCCGAGAAGATATCCAAGATCCCCAATCGCCTCACCAAGAATACCAACGCTACTGCAGTCAAGAGATTGCTCGATGATCTAGCCAACCTCTCCAATCTGGACTTTTCAGGCGGGGAGGAGGCTTCAGGGTTCGACGGGCGCCCAGCTTTCCGTGATTTGGCTGCTTTCACGTTCCAACCCCAGAACGTGGTCGCCAATCCAGACGTCCTGTTCTTCAAGACCAACACTTACGAGCACCGGGAAAAGCTGAGAAAAATTTTCCCCTACGTGCTCGGTGCGGTCACTCCGACATTGATGGCGAAGCAGTTCGAGTTGAACCGCACTCGGCAAATCTTGCGTCGGAAAGAGAAGGAGCTTAAGGACGCGCAGGAAGTCTCGGCGCGGTGGCTTGCCGACTTGAGGTCCAAATTCAGCGAGGCTCAAGAACTTGGGCTGATTCCGAAGCTGGAGGAGGACATTTCTCGGGAGCAAATGATCGAGTTGCTTGAGGAAGTCATCACAAGAACCGACCTAACTTTGGCGGTCAGCACCACAACAATTTCGGAAGCGTTGCGCGAGCTGAACAGCCTGGAGGGCGAAGAGCGTGAAGTTTCCCGCGAACTCACCACCTTGCGCCATCGATTGGAAGAAATGAACAGGATGCGTGTCGGCGTCGAGCAGTACGAAGCTGCGCTCTCGGTGCAACGAGGTCGGTTGCAGCTGTCGAGTTGGCTGGTCTCGCATGCAAGCGATGAGTCGGATTGCCCCATGTGCGGCAGCCACACGGATTCGGCCAAACGAAAACTGCAGGTTCTAGCCCAGCGTCTGGAAGAGGTGGAGACGGCAGCGGGCGCAGACAAAGACAGAGAAGTGCCAGCAGCGTTCGATCGAGAGTTGCAGCGAGTCACAACAGATGTTGGGAATGCGACCGAACGTCTGCGCGCAGTTCAGATTCGCAAGCGAGCGCTGACGGGCAGATCGAAGGAAGCTAGTGAACAGCAATTTTCCGCGAAGCGTACGGAGCGTTTCATAGGAAATCTCGAGTCGTCACTGGGCCTCCATCGAAAATTGGGCAGCGACAGCGAGCTCGTCGAAGAGGTTCGAACGCTCAAGGAAACGGTATTGGCGCTGGAAGGAGAACTGCGCGGACAGGATGTCGAAGCTCGGAAGCGCCGAGCTCTGCGGACTGTCAACACCAATGCCGGAAAGCTCCTGCCGCATCTCGATATCGAGAATCCGAACGATCCCATCTCGCTGGAGACCAACGACCTGACCATTAAGGTACTTGGGTCTGAGCGGGATGACTATTTGTCGGAGATCGGAAGTGGGTCGAACTGGCTCTCCTATCACCTAGCCGTGCTGCTTTCTCTTCATCAGTTCTATCTGAGTCAAAAGAACAGTCCTGTCCCCGCGTTTCTCGTACTTGACCAACCGAGCCAAGTCTACTTTCCCAAGCACGTGGTCTCCAAGGACGTTGAGGTGGAAGAAGACCCCAAGGTGCGCGACGAAGACGTGGATGCCGTTCGCAAGGCGTTCGAAGTGATGGGTAGCGTCGTGCGTAGTGAAAAGGGGAGGCTCCAACTCATCGTTCTGGACCACGCATCAAGCGAAGTGTGGGGGGGCATCGACGAAGTCGTCGGCTTGCCGGAATGGCGTGGCGGAACCAAGCTAGTTCCAATGGAGTGGATTGATGAGGCTTAG
- a CDS encoding three component ABC system middle component — translation MLAREAQNVQNPALGAALVWRFCCGYVEAHRVNAPPPLPLLFLVLPIILHQATSEFVKRTYKSSGLRAFAAKFGDSSVSKQDLLIQIHDRSVRWRKLSLQSIELAVAGSLLKLADNGEAIPLSKTKARGLSDEVKHLMDLAEKLGAWFGELTVHEIVTTLKVKL, via the coding sequence ATGCTGGCAAGAGAGGCCCAAAACGTCCAAAACCCTGCGTTGGGTGCTGCGCTCGTATGGCGATTTTGTTGTGGATACGTCGAGGCTCATCGCGTCAACGCCCCGCCGCCGTTGCCGCTTCTCTTTCTTGTGCTGCCTATCATTCTGCATCAGGCGACCTCGGAATTTGTGAAGCGCACTTACAAGAGTTCGGGCTTGCGGGCGTTCGCCGCAAAGTTCGGAGATTCGTCAGTGTCCAAACAGGATCTGCTGATTCAGATCCATGACCGCTCAGTTCGATGGCGCAAGCTCAGCCTGCAATCCATCGAGCTCGCCGTCGCGGGAAGCCTGCTCAAACTCGCCGACAACGGCGAGGCCATTCCGCTGTCGAAAACCAAGGCGAGAGGGTTGTCAGACGAGGTAAAGCACCTCATGGACCTGGCGGAAAAACTCGGCGCCTGGTTCGGTGAACTCACAGTGCACGAGATCGTGACAACGCTGAAAGTGAAGCTCTAA